Genomic window (Aquimarina sp. BL5):
AAAACGCTGGGCATTCTCTATACCTAATTCTAACAATTGATCTACATTAGTTTGAGAGTATGACACATGGAATACAAGTATCATAAAAAGTAGTATCGTTTTTTTCATCTGTTTGTATCGTTTTTCAATAATCAGATGGAATTCACATAGCCAAATATTCGAACAATGCGAAGTGCTTTGGCGTGCTCATTTCATAAGATTTGGGTTTTATAGGCGCAACAATATATAAAAAAATCCGCTATACAGTGTACAACGGATTTCATTCTAAATTATTTAGTGACACTTATATTAAGCATCAATATTAGCATACACAGCATTTTTCTCGATAAATTCTCTACGAGGAGGTACTTCATCACCCATTAACATAGAAAAAATTCTATCCGCCTCAGTCAAATTATCTATTGTTACCTGGCGCATAGTTCTAAATTCAGGATTCATAGTAGTATCCCAAAGTTGCTCTGCATTCATCTCTCCAAGACCCTTATAACGCTGTATCTTAGAATTTTCTCCAAATTCTTTTACTATAATATCTCGTTGATCATCATTCCAAGCATATTGTTTCTTTGCTCCTTTCTTCACCAAATACAAAGGTGGTGCAGCAATATAAATATGACCTGCTTCTATTAATTCCTTCATATAACGGAAAAAGAAAGTCAAAATTAAGGTAGAAATATGGCTACCATCGACATCCGCATCACACATAATTACTATTTTATGGTAACGTAATTTGGAAAGGTTAAGTGCTTTACTGTCTTCTTCTGTACCAATTGTTACACCAAGAGCTGTAAATATATTTTTAATCTCTTCATTCTCGAACACCTTGTGATGCATCGCTTTTTCTACATTCAGAATCTTACCACGTAATGGAAGAATCGCCTGAAACATACGATCACGTCCTTGCTTAGCAGTTCCACCTGCAGAATCTCCCTCGACAAGGAACACTTCACATAAAGCCGGATCTTGTTCTGAACAGTCGGATAGTTTACCAGGAAGTCCACCTATACTCATCACAGTTTTACGCTGAACCATTTCACGAGCTTTTTTAGCTGCGTGACGAGCTTGAGCTGCAAGAATTACCTTCTGAACAATCGTTTTAGCATCATTAGGGTTTTCTTCAAGATAGTTTTCTAACATCTCAGAAACTGCCTGAGAAACCGCAGAAGTAACTTCTCTATTTCCTAATTTAGTTTTTGTTTGACCTTCAAATTGAGGCTCCTGAACTTTTACAGAAACAATTGCAGTAAGACCTTCTCTAAAATCATCTCCTGCAATTTCGAACTTTAACTTATCAAGCATCCCAGAAGCATCTGCATACTTCTTAAGTGTAGAAGTAAGACCTCTTCTAAACCCAGAAAGATGTGTTCCTCCTTCGTGAGTATTAATATTATTTACATAAGAATGAAGATTCTCTGCGTATGAATCATTATAAATCATTGCGACTTCTACAGGAATATCATTTTTCTCTCCTTCCATGGAAATCACATCTGCAATAATAGAACTACGGCTTGTGTCTAAAAATCTAACAAATTCTTTTAAACCTTCTTCCGAATGGAATTTTTCGGTAACATAATTACCATCATCATCCTTATGACGTTTATCTGTTAAGTTAACCGTGATACCTTTATTAAGGTAAGACAGCTCTCGCATACGACTTGCTAAAGTATCATAGTTATACTCTAATGTCTGCTGAAAAATTGTAGGGTCAGGTCTAAAAGTAACAATGGTACCATTAAAATCAGTATCTCCAGTTGATTTTACTGGATATAATGGTTTTCCTTTTTCGTATTCTTGTTCCCAAACTTTTCCATCTTTGTGTACGATCGCATGTAGATGATCAGAAAGCGCATTTACACAAGAAACACCTACTCCGTGAAGACCACCTGATACTTTATAGGAATCTTTATCGAATTTACCCCCTGCACCTATCTTAGTCATTACAACTTCTAACGCAGAGACACCTTCTTTTTTGTGGATACCTACAGGAATACCACGCCCATTATCCTTGGTGGTTATAGAATTATCTTCATTGATTGTGACATCTATAGCATCACAATGACCTGCAAGCGCTTCATCGATAGAGTTATCTACCACTTCATATACCAAATGGTGTAAACCTCTAGCTCCAACATCCCCTATATACATCGACGGACGCATACGAACATGTTCCATTCCCTCTAACGCCTGAATACTATCGGCAGAATAATTACTTTTATTTGCTTCTTCGCTCATAAATCGGCTTTAATTAATTACAATTTTTGGTCAACAAACAAAGATAAAAAAAGAGAGAAATGTACAAAGCGTTTTATAGGATATGATTTAAAGAGTTATCAACAATTAGTTAAGAACAACTACCAGAAAAAGAAAAAATGCTCTTAAAAGTGATAAAAACGGTCTTAAAATGGATTTAAGATTAAATTAATAATTCAATTTCTTTAGAAAAAGCAAACACAACACTTTGTAAATAAAGACATTAATAATAAAAATCTCTACAAAAAACCAATAGTTATTTTTCATTGCAAATTCCAAAAAATACGTCGCACAAACATATTTCACTTACGACAAAAATAATCAATAGAAGTTTTAATAACTACGATTTCTCAATCAACGCTTACGAATAATAAAAGCTAATCATTTTAAGAGCTTTGTTTACAATATTATTAGGACCATCCGTTAGAGTAGCAAAGTAACTATAATGTTAAAACAAATAAAAAGTAAAACACAAACTCAATTAATTTTTTTTAAAATGAAAACTAAAAATCTAATGAATTTCGGTAAAGCTGCTTTCCTATGTTTAGGACTTTTAGCAAGCTCCTGTACAAACGAAAGTTTTGAAGAAGTAGCCGGCACTGAAGAAACTGAATTGATCAAAAAATTCTTTAATGACGATGTTGTCTTAGTAAAAGATCTAGGAGACGGGACATTTTTGGGTGGTGATATCATTTACGAATCTAGACAACTTACAGATCAAAAAATTGGATATGAAGCCAACCCAATACCAAATGAAGAATTGGATGAAAGATTAGGTTTCTACAGAGGAGTTCAAAAGTGGCCAAACAATACCATCATTTATGTTTTTGATAGTAACCTAAGCAACAATCAAAGACAGGTATCTCTAAACTCTATGCAGGAATGGACGAGCAAAACAAACATCAAGTTTAAAGAAAGAACTAACGAAAATTACTACGTTACTATAACAAATAATGGAGACAACTGTAATTGTGCAAGTGCTAACTTAGGTGTTAACGGTACTCGCGGAAGAATCAATATGGGTGTTAGAACTAGCGAAGTAGTAATGATTCATGAAATTGGTCACACTCTTGGTTATATTCATGAACAAACTCGTTCCGACAGAGATGATCACGTAAGAATTCTTTTCGAAAATATCCAAAATGGTGCTGCAAGTCAGTTTAGAAAAAATGAAAACTCTGTAAACATTGGTGAGTTCGACATCAAATCAACGATGATGTATGGCGCATATACTTTTAGTAAAAATGGACAACCTACTATCGTTCAATTAGATGGAACTACACACCCAAGAAGAAGACCAGAATTATCTGCAGGAGATATCGCAGGTACAAATCAAATATATCCAGCTGGAGATGGCGACGGTGGCGGAGACGGCGGTGGCGATGGAGACGGAAATGATATATGTGAAGGGATTGACGAATGGTCTCCTAATATTAGATATAGTGTTGGTGATAAAGTAACCTACCAAGGATTCTTATACGAAAGAGATTTTAACGGATGGAATCGATTAGGAGAGTGTGGTGACACGCAAACTGCTGATATCTGCGATGGTATTGATGCTTACAGCAGAAATAGAAGTTATTCTCCTGGTGATCAAGTTACCTACAATGGCTACCTTTATCTTTTACAAAACAATAGAAGATGGTCTAATCAAGGACGTTGCGGAAGCAATTAAGAGTAATATTGCTTACTAAAATTAAACAAAAAAAACCCTGAGAAATTTTCTCAGGGTTTTCACATCTCAATTAACTCAACTTTCAGCGACTCAAGCTGAAATCTTTAAATCTCTTCGATATATTATTCTATTAAACAACTTCTCCTAATAAGTAAGCGTCATCGTGAACGTTTGCCACAGCTCTTCCACTAGGATCGTTCATATTCTTAAAAGCTTCATCCCACTCAAGGGCAATTTTCGTACTACAAGCCACAGAAGGCTCTTGCGGAACACTTAATGCAGCAGCATCACTAGGAAAATGACCTTCGAATATAGTTCTATAATAAAATTCCTCTTTATTTTGTGGTGTTTGAATTGGGAATCTAAAATGTGCATTCGCCATTTGTTCGTCTGTCACCTCTGCATCCACTACCTCTTTTAAAGTATCGATCCAGCTATATCCCACACCATCAGAGAATTGCTCTTTTTGTCTCCAAGCTACGCTTTCTGGCAAGTAAGACTCAAAAGCTTTACGAATCACCCACTTTTCCATTCGTTCTCCATTAATCATCTTGTCCTGTGGATTGATTCGCATTGCTACATCCATAAATTCTTTATCTAAGAAGGGAACTCTTCCTTCAATCCCCCAAGCTGCTAAGGATTTATTCGCCCGTAAACAATCGTACATATGAAGCTTATCTAACTTACGAACGGTCTCCTCATGGAACTCTTGTGCATTTGGCGCTTTATGAAAATACAGATAACCCCCAAATATTTCGTCTGCACCTTCGCCAGACAGCACCATTTTTACTCCCATAGATTTAATTACCCTAGCCATCAAATACATTGGAGTTGACGCTCTAATCGTAGTAATATCATAGGTTTCTAAGTTATATATAACATCCTTAATAGCATCTAATCCCTCTTGGATGGTAAATTTAATTTCGTGATGAATAGTCCCTATATGATCAGCCACTTTTTGCGCAGCAGCAAGGTCCGGCGATCCTTCTAATCCAACAGAAAAAGAATGTAGCTGTGGCCACCAAGCCTCTTTAGTATCGCCAGATTCCACTCTTTTCTCGGAATACTTTTTAGCTATCGCTGAAGTTACCGAAGAATCTAAACCTCCAGACAATAATACTCCATATGGCACATCAGACATGAGCTGTCTGTGCACAGCAGCTTCTAACGCATCTCTTAATTCATCTATACTTGTCTGATTGTCCTTAACAGCATCAAAATCCGACCAATCTCTAATATACCATTTTGTCAATTCTCCTGTTTTACTATCTAAGTAATGTCCTGGCGGAAACAACTCTATCTTAGCACAAACTCCTTCTAAAGCTTTTAACTCTGACGCCACATAAAAAGTTCCGTTTTGATCCCACCCCATATATAAAGGAATAATACCCATATGATCTCTTGCAATTAAATACGAATCTTGCTCAGCATCATATAGCGCAAATGCAAAAATCCCGTTTAGATCATCTAAAAATTCAGTTCCTTTCTCTTTATATAAAGCTAAAATAACTTCACAATCAGATTCCGTTTGAAAACTATATTTCCCTTCAAATTCTTTACGAATTTCTCCATGATTATATATCTCACCATTGGCTGCCAAGATTAATTTCTTATCCTCACTGAATAAAGGTTGCTTACCAGATACAGGATCAACTATCGCCAATCTTTCATGAGCTAAGATTGCCTTCTCATCAGAATAAATACCACTCCAGTCAGGACCTCTATGACGTATTCTCTTTGACATTTCCAATAACTTAGGTCTTAAAACCTCTGCTTTTTCCTTTAATTCAAAAGCGCAAACAATTCCACACATATTCTTCTTTTTCTATTAATTGAGAAGTCAAAGATGATATTATAGTTACACTATTTAAACATTAAAACATTAATTACTTTCAAATTAAAACCAATACAGATAAATTAACTATCAAAAAAATACTTTTGGATATAAAAAACCGCGTAAAACTATCAAGTTGTTATTTAACTGTTTTAACAGAATTTAATGAGAGGATTAACATTTCCCATGTATGTTCCTATATATCTTTACGACTATTAAAAAAATAAAATCACAAATTATGAAAAAATCACTCTTACTGGCAGTTATTATGTTTTTAGGAACTGTTACTAGTATGAACGCTCAGAAATTTGCAGGGCTACAGAAAAGTCCAACCGATATTTCTTATGCAAAAACTGATAGAAATGCTAAACCTGATATTAAGGTAATTTACAGCAGACCACAGAAAAAAGGTAGAACTATGTTAGGGGATAAAGTACCTTACGGAAAAGTTTGGAGAACGGGAGCTGATGAAGCTACTGAAATTAAACTTTTTAAGGACATGAAATTAGGTGATGGAATAGTAAAAGCGGGAACTTATTCTCTGTTTACTATACCTGGAGAAAAAGAATGGACAATTATCTTAAGTTCTGACTTAGATGTTTGGGGAGCATATTCTTATAATGACAAAAATGATGTTGCCAAAATCAAGGTCCCAACAGGAAAAGGTGACGAATTAGAAGCATTTTCTATTGCTTTCAAAAAAGTTGATAAAGGGTATCACATGGTACTGGGATGGGAAACTACTAGAGTAGAAGTTCCTTTCTACAACTAAGTAGTTGATACAATTTAGATAAAAAGTAAAACGAGGTTAAAAAATTAACCTCGTTTTTTATTTTTTAAATTTACCTTTTGACTAAAAAGGTATAATTATTTCACTGAAATAATAACTATCTGTGGATAGCGTGACTAGACGCTCCTGGTAATTCTTTAAGAAAGTCCATGACAATCCTAAAAGTTAATCTGAATTTAGTGTAAAATAGCCCCATAATATTTCCAATTTAATTGTTTACAATATAATACCTAAAAGATTCAAAATCAATTTTTTTAACAAAATATGTAAGAGCTTTTAGATGTAAAGTGATGTTTAATCGATTAAAAACACAAATTTTATTTATACTAGTAAAATCAATTCCTACATATTTATGAAGTTCCTATTACATACAGTAAAAAATTATTTTTTACTAAACAAAAATATTACTACTCTTCTCCTTTCCGAGTTAATCAATTTGATTATCTATGAATAGCATTACTACTAGCAGAAGGCAATTCTTTCAAAAAATTCATTAGAGCTTTAATATCTATTGTCATTATACCGTAAAATAATTTCATAATAGTTTGATTTTTAATTCGTTATGCAAATATAAATCGCTAATGAGTATGGTTAAAAAAATTTAACATACCGAAACTTAAATTTTAGACATAAAATTACCTATCTCAGACATAAAGACATAATCAAAAATATTAATGTTAAATTTTGAAGAATTATCCTACAAACAAAAACATGAAACAAGGGGTTTATACCCCTGTTTTTTTAAGCAACTAATAGTCAACAGTATTCCAAAAGAAAGATATTGGATTAAAACATACCACTTGTATGTACCAAATGAATGTCCTATATATTAGAAGATTTTGAGTTTTGAGACTTTATCAATAATTTCTAAATAACAGAATAGTTAAAAAAGTGTAGAATAACAAATACAAATAAAAAGGGATTATCCAACTGATAATCCCTTTAAAATTTTCTGAAATACATAGAATTTAAGTTTTATGTATTATAAATAATTAATGTCTTATTACATGGCTTGAAGCAGAAGGCAACTCCTTAATAAAGCTTAAAACAGACTTAAATTGCGAACTTAGAATAGTGTAAAAATTTCTCATAGTATATTATTTTAAATTATTTACATAAAATTAACAACTACTTTAATGATTATCAAATATAAATGTTAAAAACATAATTCTTTTTGATAAAAAAACATGTATCATCGATTAAAAACTAGTAAAGAAAAAATAAAAATCAAATCAAGTAGTCTTATTCTTACTTTTAACCACATGAAACAAAGGAATATTCTCCTTACCATTATGGTTAACCCATAATCATCTAGAAATCAAGATCTTGATTTTTGAAAAAAAAGCAGAAAACCGTAATCAAAATGGGTTAATTAAGGAATATTCAGATACTTATGCGTCTGCAAAGACACCTTCCACTTAGGGTTTTTCATTACATAATCCACTATTAATGGAATAACTTTATCTCTTACACTCCATTCCGGTTGAAGATATAGCACACAATTCTCTGAAACTTGTGCAGCTTGCTCTTCTGCAAAATCAAAATCATTCTTATTATAGATAATGCATTTTAACTCGTGAGCTTCACTATATATTTCTTGTTTGGGAAGTTTTACTTTTTTTGGTGACAGACATATCCAATCCCAATGGCCAGTTAGTGGATAGGCTCCTGATGTTTCGATATGGGTTTGGGCACCTTTGTTTTTTAGTCCTTTAGTAAGTTCTGTCATATCCCAAGTTAATGGTTCTCCTCCAGTAACAACAACCACATTGCTATATTTTACTGCATTTTCTACAATAACATCCGTTGCAGTAGGCGGATGTAAATCTGCATTCCAGCTTTCCTTTACATCACACCAATGACATCCAACATCGCAACCACCAATTCTTACGAAGTAGGCAGCAGTACCTTTATGATACCCTTCTCCTTGTATGGTATAAAATTCTTCCATAAGCGGAAGCATCTTACCCTCATTCACCAATTTCTCTGTACTTTTTTGCATAAGGCTGCAAAGGTACACAACATTAGATAATTAAAATTATAAAATCTATATGGAAAAGTAATCTAACTTTAATTTTTAGCAGCGATACATTCTATTTCAATCTTCGCTCCTACCGCTAAACCTTTTGCCGCAAAGGTAGTTCTTGCTGGCTTTTGAGGAAAATACGTCTTATAAACTTCGTTAAACGCGGCAAAATCTTTTATGTCAGCAAGTATAACTGTACATTTAACAACATTATTCATGTCCATATCATGTTGCTTTAACACAGCTTTAATATTTTCAAGAGTTTGTTTTGTTTCCTCTGCTATACCTCCAACTACTAATTTACGTGTTGTGTGATCCATTCCGATCTGACCAGAAAGAAAATATAAATCTCCCACCTGCACAGCATCCGAAAATGGGGCGTTCTCTTTTTTAGGTTCATGAGTTTTATGAAAAACGATTGAAGTCTCTGAATCAGAACGATGACTGCAACTCAACGAAAAGGCAATTAGAATTAAAAATAAATAGATCTTTTTCATTACACTAGAGGTTATGATTTGTAACATATAAAAGTAAACTATAATTTTCTACACCTCTTCTTATTGAATTAAAAATTATAAATTTATCCAAAACAAAATCATATTCATTTCGATAGAATACGTAAGATTCCTATTTTTATCAAAATTTACATCAACTATGAGTAGTAATCAAGATTTTTTTGATCATATAAATAAAGGATATACTACCAAAGGTGATTTTATCGCCTTAGGTGCAGCAATGCATAATGGAGAAACCGTAACAGATGCTCACGTTAAGATTCCGCTAAAAACATTAAATAGACATGGACTTATCGCAGGTGCTACTGGAACTGGTAAAACTAAAACACTACAAGTTCTCGCAGAGAACCTAAGTGAAAAAGGTATACCTGTTCTTCTTATGGATATTAAAGGAGATCTTAGTGGACTAGCTGCAGCAAGTCCTGGCCATCCAAAAATTGATGAACGACACGAAAAAATAGGAATTCCATTTGAAGCAAAAGATTTTCCTGTAGAAATTCTTTCTTTATCAGAACAAGATGGAGTTCGACTTAGAGCAACCGTAAGTGAATTCGGCCCAGTTTTGTTTTCCAGAATACTAGATGTTACCGAAACGCAAGCTGGTATTATTTCTATTATTTTTAAATATTGTGATGACCATAAATTACCATTATTAGATCTAAAAGATCTTAAGAAAGTTCTTCAGTTCGCTACTCGAGAAGGAAAAGAAGAATTAGAAAAAGATTATGGAAGAATTTCTACAGCATCTACAGGCTCTATACTTCGTAAAATAGTGGCATTAGAACAACAAGGAGCCGATGTCTTTTTTGGAGAACGATCTTTTGATGTACAGGATTTATGCAGAGTTGATGATGATGGTAGAGGTTTTATCAATATTCTGCGTCTAACAGATATACAGGATAGGCCCAAACTGTTTTCTACATTTATGCTTAGTCTTCTGGCAGAAGTGTATAGCACATTTCCAGAACAAGGAGATAGCGGAAGACCGGAATTGATAATTTTCCTAGATGAAGCACATTTGATATTCAAGCAAGCTTCTAACGCATTAATGGATCAAATAGAAAGTATCGTAAAATTAATACGTTCTAAAGGGGTTGGTCTTTATTTCGTTACTCAGAATCCAACAGATGTTCCAGAAGGTGTTTTAGGCCAATTAGGACTTAAAGTTCAGCACGCATTAAGAGCATTTACAGCAAAAGATCGTAAAGCTATCAAACTCACAGCAGAGAACTATCCAATTTCTGAATATTATGACACTAAAGAAGTATTAACATCGTTAGGTATTGGAGAAGCTTTGGTATCTGCTCTTGATGAAAAAGGCCGTCCAACTCCGCTTGCAGCAACGATGCTAAGAGCTCCAATGAGTAGAATGGATATCCTTTCGGAAAGTGAATTGAAAAATTTATTAAAAAAATCTACACTTTCTAAAAAATATAATGAAGATATTGATAGAGAAAGTGCTTACGAAATTTTAAATGAAAAAATAGAAAAAGCTGAAGCAGAAGAAGCTAAAGCTGCTGCAAAAAAGGAACGCGAAAAACTAAATCGAAAATCGTCAAGTTCACGCTCTGGAAGTAGAAGATCCAGCACTACTGAAAAAGCTGTCATTAAAGTACTGACAAGTGCTACCTTTATTAGAGGTGCATTAGGAGTTCTAAATAAATTATTGCGCTAAACACAACACAAATCTTTGTTTAATCTTGAGATAATTACCTTATTATGTCTAAAAAAATTAGCTGCCTTTTACTTATTTGTATAACGATACTAAGTTGTCAGAAAGACAAAAAGCAAGATCCTTTCGAAATTTCTTATAATCGAATAGGAAAACTTACCAATACCATAAAAGTAAATCAATTAGATTCAATCTACGCAAGTGATTCTATTGTAAAAATGTCTAAAAACAGTCAATTCTTAAATGTTTCTAACACGATTGAAATTTATGAAAAAGGTGGAGCAAAACTATTAACACTAGAACCTAAAAAAGAAAACGATCCATCATCAGTTATCGAAAGTATTCAGATTATCGATCCCAGATATAAAACTGTATCAGGGTTATCCGTGGATGGAGTTTTTAAAGATATTAAAGACAACTACAGTATTACCAAAATTAATAATACATTAAGTGCAGCAGTTATATTTGTTGATAGCATACAAGCATCTATAACTATTGATAAAAAAGAATTACCAAGCGAACTTAAGTTTACTACTGATAAAAAAATTGAAGCTTCGCAAATACCTGACTCTGCTACAATTAAGCATTTCATCATCAACTGGGATGCTAATTAAATTTTGACGATTAGTCCTATGAGTAAAAAATATCAAATTCAGAAATCACCATTTGTTGTA
Coding sequences:
- the gyrB gene encoding DNA topoisomerase (ATP-hydrolyzing) subunit B, which codes for MSEEANKSNYSADSIQALEGMEHVRMRPSMYIGDVGARGLHHLVYEVVDNSIDEALAGHCDAIDVTINEDNSITTKDNGRGIPVGIHKKEGVSALEVVMTKIGAGGKFDKDSYKVSGGLHGVGVSCVNALSDHLHAIVHKDGKVWEQEYEKGKPLYPVKSTGDTDFNGTIVTFRPDPTIFQQTLEYNYDTLASRMRELSYLNKGITVNLTDKRHKDDDGNYVTEKFHSEEGLKEFVRFLDTSRSSIIADVISMEGEKNDIPVEVAMIYNDSYAENLHSYVNNINTHEGGTHLSGFRRGLTSTLKKYADASGMLDKLKFEIAGDDFREGLTAIVSVKVQEPQFEGQTKTKLGNREVTSAVSQAVSEMLENYLEENPNDAKTIVQKVILAAQARHAAKKAREMVQRKTVMSIGGLPGKLSDCSEQDPALCEVFLVEGDSAGGTAKQGRDRMFQAILPLRGKILNVEKAMHHKVFENEEIKNIFTALGVTIGTEEDSKALNLSKLRYHKIVIMCDADVDGSHISTLILTFFFRYMKELIEAGHIYIAAPPLYLVKKGAKKQYAWNDDQRDIIVKEFGENSKIQRYKGLGEMNAEQLWDTTMNPEFRTMRQVTIDNLTEADRIFSMLMGDEVPPRREFIEKNAVYANIDA
- a CDS encoding M12 family metallopeptidase — protein: MKTKNLMNFGKAAFLCLGLLASSCTNESFEEVAGTEETELIKKFFNDDVVLVKDLGDGTFLGGDIIYESRQLTDQKIGYEANPIPNEELDERLGFYRGVQKWPNNTIIYVFDSNLSNNQRQVSLNSMQEWTSKTNIKFKERTNENYYVTITNNGDNCNCASANLGVNGTRGRINMGVRTSEVVMIHEIGHTLGYIHEQTRSDRDDHVRILFENIQNGAASQFRKNENSVNIGEFDIKSTMMYGAYTFSKNGQPTIVQLDGTTHPRRRPELSAGDIAGTNQIYPAGDGDGGGDGGGDGDGNDICEGIDEWSPNIRYSVGDKVTYQGFLYERDFNGWNRLGECGDTQTADICDGIDAYSRNRSYSPGDQVTYNGYLYLLQNNRRWSNQGRCGSN
- the asnB gene encoding asparagine synthase B encodes the protein MCGIVCAFELKEKAEVLRPKLLEMSKRIRHRGPDWSGIYSDEKAILAHERLAIVDPVSGKQPLFSEDKKLILAANGEIYNHGEIRKEFEGKYSFQTESDCEVILALYKEKGTEFLDDLNGIFAFALYDAEQDSYLIARDHMGIIPLYMGWDQNGTFYVASELKALEGVCAKIELFPPGHYLDSKTGELTKWYIRDWSDFDAVKDNQTSIDELRDALEAAVHRQLMSDVPYGVLLSGGLDSSVTSAIAKKYSEKRVESGDTKEAWWPQLHSFSVGLEGSPDLAAAQKVADHIGTIHHEIKFTIQEGLDAIKDVIYNLETYDITTIRASTPMYLMARVIKSMGVKMVLSGEGADEIFGGYLYFHKAPNAQEFHEETVRKLDKLHMYDCLRANKSLAAWGIEGRVPFLDKEFMDVAMRINPQDKMINGERMEKWVIRKAFESYLPESVAWRQKEQFSDGVGYSWIDTLKEVVDAEVTDEQMANAHFRFPIQTPQNKEEFYYRTIFEGHFPSDAAALSVPQEPSVACSTKIALEWDEAFKNMNDPSGRAVANVHDDAYLLGEVV
- a CDS encoding DUF2911 domain-containing protein — protein: MKKSLLLAVIMFLGTVTSMNAQKFAGLQKSPTDISYAKTDRNAKPDIKVIYSRPQKKGRTMLGDKVPYGKVWRTGADEATEIKLFKDMKLGDGIVKAGTYSLFTIPGEKEWTIILSSDLDVWGAYSYNDKNDVAKIKVPTGKGDELEAFSIAFKKVDKGYHMVLGWETTRVEVPFYN
- a CDS encoding 7-carboxy-7-deazaguanine synthase QueE; its protein translation is MQKSTEKLVNEGKMLPLMEEFYTIQGEGYHKGTAAYFVRIGGCDVGCHWCDVKESWNADLHPPTATDVIVENAVKYSNVVVVTGGEPLTWDMTELTKGLKNKGAQTHIETSGAYPLTGHWDWICLSPKKVKLPKQEIYSEAHELKCIIYNKNDFDFAEEQAAQVSENCVLYLQPEWSVRDKVIPLIVDYVMKNPKWKVSLQTHKYLNIP
- a CDS encoding RidA family protein; amino-acid sequence: MKKIYLFLILIAFSLSCSHRSDSETSIVFHKTHEPKKENAPFSDAVQVGDLYFLSGQIGMDHTTRKLVVGGIAEETKQTLENIKAVLKQHDMDMNNVVKCTVILADIKDFAAFNEVYKTYFPQKPARTTFAAKGLAVGAKIEIECIAAKN
- a CDS encoding helicase HerA-like domain-containing protein — encoded protein: MSSNQDFFDHINKGYTTKGDFIALGAAMHNGETVTDAHVKIPLKTLNRHGLIAGATGTGKTKTLQVLAENLSEKGIPVLLMDIKGDLSGLAAASPGHPKIDERHEKIGIPFEAKDFPVEILSLSEQDGVRLRATVSEFGPVLFSRILDVTETQAGIISIIFKYCDDHKLPLLDLKDLKKVLQFATREGKEELEKDYGRISTASTGSILRKIVALEQQGADVFFGERSFDVQDLCRVDDDGRGFINILRLTDIQDRPKLFSTFMLSLLAEVYSTFPEQGDSGRPELIIFLDEAHLIFKQASNALMDQIESIVKLIRSKGVGLYFVTQNPTDVPEGVLGQLGLKVQHALRAFTAKDRKAIKLTAENYPISEYYDTKEVLTSLGIGEALVSALDEKGRPTPLAATMLRAPMSRMDILSESELKNLLKKSTLSKKYNEDIDRESAYEILNEKIEKAEAEEAKAAAKKEREKLNRKSSSSRSGSRRSSTTEKAVIKVLTSATFIRGALGVLNKLLR